One Labrus mixtus chromosome 22, fLabMix1.1, whole genome shotgun sequence genomic window carries:
- the spx gene encoding spexin prohormone 1 has translation MKGLRTITITYVLTLLLLASFISQSWSAPKSSFQRRNWTPQAMLYLKGTQGRRFISEDRKEGDVYDTLHLETRSQNTEKLSVDQAATVLLNFLQQAKEGGDENPDEVYFQELPVWKREYF, from the exons ATGAAG GGTTTGAGGACGATCACAATCACTTATGTACTCACCCTTTTGCTGCTGGCCTCGTTTATCTCTCAGTCGTGGAGCGCACCGAAG aGTTCTTTCCAGCGGAGGAACTGGACCCCTCAGGCGATGCTCTACCTGAAGGGCACTC AGGGGCGCAGGTTCATCTCAGAGGACAGAAAGGAAGGAGACGTCTACGACACGTTACACTTAG AGACGCGCAGTCAGAACACGGAGAAGCTGAGCGTGGATCAGGCAGCCACCGTCCTGCTCAACTTCCTGCAGCAGGCCAAAGAGGGAG GCGATGAAAACCCAGACGAGGTGTATTTCCAGGAGCTGCCGGTGTGGAAGAGAGAATATTTCTGA